The Cryobacterium roopkundense sequence TGCTGGAAGAATTTTCTGCCACGATCGCAACTCTCGGAGCAGACGATGCCGTGTCGGTGATCGTGGTCGCCGGCGCCGGCAACAACTTCAGTGTCGGCTTCGATGTTGATCCGGGAAACGGATACTCCGAAGCCGCAGCCGGGCTCAGTCCCTACGCCGACTGGGCATCACTGCGCCGCAACATCCAACGGTGGCTGGCAGTTTGGGATACTCCCAAACCCGTCATTTCAGCCATCGAGGGTTATTGCATGGGCGGAGCAACGATGCTCGCCGTGTGCACAGACATCACGGTTGTCAGTGAGGATGCGACGCTTGGCTGGCCTGCCATCCCGCTCGGAGGGGGGCTCTTGAGCCCAACCACAGCGTGGCTCATCGGCCCGAAGAAGGCCAAGGAGCTCTCGTTCATTGCCGGCAGCAGCCTGACAGGAAGCGAAGCCGCAGCCATGGGCTGGGCCAATCACGCAGTACCAGCCGGCACAGCTCTCGAAAAGGCCGACTCATTGGCCGCACAGATCGCGAAGATGCCCTTAGATCTGTTGCGCCTCAAAAAACTTGCACTGAATCGCTTTCTCGATCAGCAGGGATTTCGGGAATCAGTTCTGATGGGCGCTGAATGGGACGCAATCGCTCACACGTCTCCGGCAACCCATGTCATGACCGACAAGGTGAAAGAACTTGGCTTGAAAGGCGCCATCGGCTGGTTCAACCAGGACCCAGCATGAACAGGGCCATTCCGCTCTTTGACTGGGCATTCTCCCAAGGCGACAAGCCAGCCATCATCACCGACGACAATTCCTACACTTTCGCCGAACTCCGGGATGCCATATTGAGCGCCGCGGCCGCGCTCGCGGGCCAGATTTGTACTGGAACACGTGTCGGCCTTTACATCGACAGCACGCCCAATTTTGTCATCTACCAATACGCAACGTTCTATCTGGGCGGAGTAGTAGTTCCCCTCAATCGAGCCATGCACGAGAACGAAGTCATCGACTCGATCACACACCTCGGAATAGTGCTCCTGGTCAGCGACACCCCCATTGATTTGAGCGCCGCCTCGGCGAGCAGCTACGTCGTCGACGGAGAATTCCACAATCTCCACCTCAGTGCGAACGCCCCGGAGATGGTCACGCTGGACATTGATGACCCGGCATTGCTGCTACAGACCTCGGGATCAACCGGACGCCCCAAGGGCGTGCAACTCACCATCCGCAACCTCGTTGCCAACTATGACCCTACCTACCGCTGGATCGGCGTCGGAAACCACGACGTGATACTCCTGACCCTGCCCATTTTCAACACCTATGCCCTTAACCAAGGCGTCAACATGATGGCCATGACCGGAGCAACGGTACGCCTGCTGCGACGTTTCTCTCCGGAGAACATGCGCCGCGCATTCGCCGACTCACAGCCAACCTTCCTACCGCTAGTGCCGACAATGCTCACACGCCTCTACAAAGAGAGAGTGGTATATGACCGCCCGATCACGGTTGGGATCGGTGCTGCGGCCAGTCCCGCACAGATCGCCCTCGATGCCTGGGAAGTTTTCCCCCAGGCATTCGTATTCTTCGGTTACGGCCTGACCGAGGGCACGGCCATCGCATCTCAGAATCGGGTCGGCACCAAACACTCCAACAATGGAGACTTCCTCTCGGCGGGGCGGGTAGTACCAGGCGTTTCGGTAAAACTCGCACCTTCCGACGAACCCGACGGACGAGGCGAAATCCTCATCGGCGGTGATTCCGTGTTCTCGGCTTACGTTGGAACCACGGAGGAACGTCCTGTCGTGGACGGATGGCTACACACCGGTGACATCGGAGCCTTCGACGGAGAACGCCTGAGAATCGTCGATCGCAAACGCGAACTGATCATTCGCGGCGGGCAGAACATCTATCCGGGAGAAATCGAGCGACTTCTGTCGTCTCACGAAGCCGTCCTGGAAGTCGCCGTGGTCGGAGCCCCCGAGCCCGACCTCGGCGAAGTCCCGGTGGCATTCGTTGTGCTGCGCAATGGCCACGCACCCCACCCCGCCGAGCTCATCGAGTGGATGCGTCCCCAAGCGGCAGCCTTCAAAATTCCAGCCGCACTGCACATCGTCGACGTGATGCCCAAAACACCCACCGGCAAGATTCGCAAGCTCGACCTTCGCGCAATAATCGCAGCCGGAAAAGACAAGTAGCATGCGGCAGTTGACCGGAGTGTCCGAAATCAAAGCCGCCCTTGGAGAGGAATTGGGTCTGGGGTCATGGCACGACATTCACCAATTGGAAATCGACGCCTTCGCGGCCGTCACCCACGACCACCAATGGATCCACGTTGACGAGAAAGAAGCTGCTGCCGGACCTTACGGCAGCACCATCGCGCATGGATATCTGACCCTGTCGCTGATTCCCCTGTTGGTCAGCGATGCGTACGTGTTCTCCGGATTCACGATGAAGGTGAACTACGGACTCGAGCGCGTGCGGTTCCCCGCGCCGATCCGAGTGGGATGTCGCATTCGGGCGCGCGCTGCACTCACCTCCGTGGAGGTCACGCCCGGGGGACTGCGCGCCATCGTGCGGAACACCGTCGAGGTTGAAGGCTTCTCGACGCCGGGCTGTGTTGCCGACACAGTGTCCCTACTCATAAGTTGAGCCGCGAATCTGTTTAGACCAGCCACACGCACGGTCACAAATGAAAGGAACCACGGATGCCACTTCTCGATGGTCGAACGGCAGTAATCACAGGAGCAGCGCAAGGCCTCGGATATGCGATCGCACAGGCTTTCCTCGCCGAGGGGGCCAACGTCGTGCTCGGCGACATCGACGGGGCCGCAGCTGCCACCGCCGCCGCGCGACTCAGCGCTGATTCCCGAACACTGGGGGTGGAATGCGACGTCGTATCCGAAGTGCACGTGGACAGGCTCCTTGCCGCGGCGAAGTCAGCTTTCGGAAGCGTCGATATCATGGTGAACAATGCGGGCATCACCCGTGACCTGACCATGCGCAAGATGCGCCTCGACGATTTTTCTCTCGTGATCGATGTGCACTTGAAAGGAACGTGGCTCGGCACGCGAGCGGCAGCATCCGTCATGCGCGAGCAGGGAACCGGCGGTTCGATCATCAACATGTCGTCGATCTCGGGAAAAGTCGGAAACCCCGGTCAAACGAACTACAGCGCGGCGAAAGCCGGGATAATCGGCCTGACCAAGGCTGCCGCGAAAGAAATCGGTTTCGCCGGAGTACGCGTGAACGCCCTGCAGCCCGGCATTATCGAGACATTAATGACGCAGAAGCTCTCCGAAGAGGTGAGGAGCGCGCGCCTGGCCGACGTCCCGTTGGGCCGATTCGGTACCCCTGAGGAAGTTGCGCAGGTCGCTGTGTTCCTCGCCAGCGACATGTCGAGTTACCTTACTGGGATCTCGATCGAAATCGCTGGCGGGCGCAACATCTGATGGAAATCATACGGCCTGGCTCCGCGGCGGACGTGAATCTGCGTGACATGGTTCGAGTCGACCGAGCGGACGGGGAAAGTCGATTCGTCGGAAATCTTGTCTCCGGGCCTTTCGGCCGAATCTTCGGCGGCCAACTTATCGGTCAGGCCGTAACAGCAGCGACGGCAACGACAGCGTCCTATTCCGGGCGGCAGGCTCACTCGATACACGCCTATTTTCTTCGCAAGGGTGATGCCGCCATCCCGGTTACTTATGCGGTCGACAGCGTCAGGGACGGTCGCTCGTTCTCAGTGCGATCGGTTCGCGCATTTCAGCATGATCGACTGCTCCTAACCGCGACCATGTCGTTCCACGACGCCCGCGACGGACTTACCCATCAGGCAGATCGGGCCGGCGATTACCCGGACCCGGACTCCCTGCCACCGGATAATCGACTTCTCGATGTGCCGACCAACTCTCAGAATCCAGGGCACCGGTCGGCCGTGGAACTCCGCAGGATCCCCGCCAAGTTATACCCGCCGGCAGCGGGCAGTCCGCCCGGGCAAGCCGTCTGGATTCGATCGCGAACGCCCGCGGGGGCGCATTGTCGTGCTCTGGAATCGGCAGTCCTCGCACTGTCCACCGATTTCACCGTCTTAGAGTCCATCGTCTACGGGCACGGGCTGACCTTCGCGACGCCCGGCTTGTCCATCGCGAGTCTCGATCACGCCGTGTGGTGGCACGCTCCTGGGAACATGGACGACTGGCTACTCTACATCCAGTCAAGTCCGTGGGCGGGCGGCGAGCGCGGCCTGGTAACAGGGAAGATCTATGACCGCGGCGGAAGACTGCTGGCATCCGTCGCACAGGAAGGCCTAATTCGCCTCAGCACGATGCAGGCAACAAAATGAATGCGGTCATCACCGAACGCCGGGGCAGCGTGCTCATCGTGACCCTCAATCGGCCCCAGGTCCTGAACGCTGTCAACCCGGAGGTGGCTCGAGAACTGGGCGAAGCGCTTCAGCGTCTTGATGAAACGCCTGAATTGCGAGTGGGCATCATCACGGGGGCCGGGCGCGCATTCTGCGCAGGGCTTGACATGAAGGCGGTCGTCGCAGGGGAATCTATTTCGGCCACGCGCCACCCCGAATGGGGATTCGCGGGTCTGACTTCGCGGACGGTGACGAAGCCGCTGATCGCGGCCGTCAACGGCGATGCTGTCGGGGGAGGACTTGAGATCGCGCTAGCCTGCGACGTCATCCTCGCCTCCAATATGGCTCGGTTCGGTCTGCCCGAGGTTTCGCGGGGGCTTTTGGCGGCTGGCGGTGGAGTCTACCGATTGGCCCAGCAACTCCCGGAAAAGGTTGCGATGGAGTTGCTCCTGACCGGCCGCCTGGCCGACGCCAGCGAGATGCACGGACGAGGACTCGTACATGCGGTCGTCGCACCAGGCGATGTGCTGCCAGCTGCACTCGCAATGGCCGAGCGGATAGCCAGCAACGCCCCGCTCGCTGTGCAGGCCACCAAGCGCCTGGCGAGATCGGCGCGGGTACTCGAACCGACTCACGCCAATGCCGTTGCTCTCGCCGATGAAGAAGCAGCCACCATTTTTGAGACTGTGGATGCACGGGAGGGAATAGCTGCATTTGTCGAAGGTAGGCCTCCTGTCTTCTGGGGGAGCTGACGGGTGGTGGTTCTCGTGCCGGGCGTCATCAACGAGTTGGTCCGCTCAGCGCCCAGCGTCTAGTCTCGGGGGACCGCGACGTAATCGCGATCGAGCTATGACGACGAAACCAGATGAGTGCTGAAGTGACGAAGTTCGACCATAACGGAGAGCGATACGCCCGCGACGCAGAAGTCATGGCGATCGTGATCGAGGTGATGTCTGAGCGTGGTTACGCCGGAACCTCGATGCAAGAGATCGCCGCGCGTTTGGGAATTCTCAAGGGCAGCCTCTATCACTACTTCAGCTCCAAAGAAGAGCTCCTCATGCGTATCCTGAACGAATCGCACGAGCAGGTCCTGGCCATCGACCAGCGCATTTCAGAGCAAGGGTTGTCGCCTCTGGAAGAGTTGCTTGAGTATCTGCGCGAATCCAGCCTGTGGTACCTCGCCAATGTGGAACGAGCAAATATATTCTTCACCGATCGACGCCATCTAACGGGCGAGCGACTCGAGCGGGCTAACCAATTGGGTCGGGCCTTTGAAATTCACATCCAGAATCTGATTAAGAAGGGACAGGACCAGGGCCAGATACGCGACGATCAGGACGTGCGCCTAATCTCACGTTTTGTGATGGGCACGGTGAACAACGTTCGCTTCTGGCCCAATCGTTCATCACCAGTCCCAGATGCCGTGAAAATATCCGAGACCCTCGTGGCCTTGACCCGGAGCGCGATTAGCGCCTGATCTGGGGGCTTCGCCCGACACTGAGGAGCGGCTGCTCAGATGGGCATTTGACGCATGTTCGCTTTGAAAGCGGAAGCGTGGACTCCACGCTTCCGGAGCAGCGTCAGGGCGAGGATTTGAAAAGAATCTTCGGCTAGGCCGCCATCCTGTCGGTACGCTCGCTGTGGTGCTGGTCTAGCACAGGATCTACTCAGATGCACGAGAGGTGGCTCTCCCCGAGCATTGCAGTATGCACGCGGCGCAGTACTAATTGCCCACCTCGTCGCCGACACGAGTCATGGATCGTGCGCACACCCGAACTCTCATTTGATCGCCCCCTAATGGTTTGGATCAATTCGTGCATTTGTGCATTTGTGCATTCGGTACTTCAGGACTTCAGGACTTCAGGACGGCATTGCAGGGGTCACGACAAGCCTCATGGGGGAATGAACGAAGGAGCCATTCGCTAGCTGAAATGTGGGTCATGAGTCGGGGCGTGCTCTGCCCAGCACCCTTGACGACATTCATGCAATCTTCTACGATTTTGCTCATGCTCAATTTAGGAATGGTGCTCGGCGGTCTCGGGCCGTGTCCTGGAGACTTGATACGCGCACGTTTATTCAACGTTTATTGCCTCGAAAGAGTCCGAAGCGGGTCCAGATGTTTCGAGGGAACGGAGGTGGCTAGATCAAAGAAGTCCTCGTCAGGTCGAGATTATTCGAGGTGTTGACGCGTCCTCAGTAGGGTTGAAAAAGAGTTCGGCGCAAGCCGTCGGTCCTGGGTTCAAGTCCCAGTCGCCCTACAAATAAATATTGCTTGATCAGGGGTTTTCTTCCTCAAAAATCGCCGAGATTTGATGATTTTTGGGTATGTTTTGGAGTCAATTCTTTGGGGAATCCAAAGAAGTGCCGCCTGACCAGCACGTCTTCGGGTCTTCTGTAGGGACGGATTTGATGTTTTTGGTTCGTTTATGGGTTCAAGTCTCAGTTCGTTGAAAATACTGGACTTGATCAAGTTTTTTCCTCCAATTTAGGGGAGCGTGGTTCACTGCCGATGACGTTTATCCACCGTCTATTCATAAAAGTGGTCCATTTCGGCCTTTTCTTGCGTGACTGCAAAATCGCGTTCGGTTGGTCTGGGTCCACCTCGAGCAGCTTCGGGTCGTTGAGACTTGAAAGGTTCTCCGTTCACTCGTGAGCTCACCAGGCATCGGTTGAACCTGGAACGAACGTTGTGGTTCCAGAAGGACCAGAGTGGAGGCTTGCCTTCACTTGAGCGGTGAACTGCAGGGGTAATGCTGACGGGATTCTCGCAGGAATCGCGGGGGAGAGGACGATTGCAGGCGTGCTGGAACCTCAGGTGTGTTTTGTCAACTTGAAGCCGGCCATTTGAGCGATTAAAAACCTGCCAGTGCGGCGTGGTTTCCGGCCAGTTGAGCACGGTGGTCAGAATGGCCGGTTTTCGGCGTCGTTCCAGCATTCTCGGCCAGCGCGGCCGTCGGCTGGGGTGGTGCGGGGGTTATTTCATGAGGGCGTGTTTAACTCGGTAGGACTCGCCACGAAATTGCAGGAGCCGGCCGTGGTGCACGATGCGGTCGATGACGGCAGCGGCCATGTTGTCGTCGCCGAACACGGTTCCCCAGCGGGAGAATTCCAAATTTGTGGTTATGGCCAGGCTTCTTTTTTCATAACCGTCCGCAATGACCTGGAACAGGAGCCGGGCGCCTTCGGTATCGATTGGTAAGTAGCCAAATTCGTCAATCACCACGAGCCGATTTTTGGCTATGGAGGCCAGCTCCCGATCGAGGCGCCCTTCGTCTTTGGCGCGGCGCAGCTGCATCACCAGCGACGAGGTGGTGAAGAAACGTGCCGGGATTCCCTCGCGGCAGGCGGCGGCGACCAGCGCGCTGGCGAGGTGGGTTTTCCCGGTGCCGACGTCACCGTAGAAGACAAGGTCCTCGGCCCGGTCGATGAAATCCAGCGAGGTCAGCTCGTCACGGCCGTAGTCCTCGGGGAACTTCACGCTCGAGTAGTCAAAACCCGTGAGTGACTTCAACGCCGGCAACCGGGCCGCTGTCAGCAGTCGTTGGCGGCGAGATGCTTGGCGGGATTCGTGCTCGGCCGTGAGCATTCCGTGCAGGTATTCGCGTTGCTTCGGGGTGCCTTTCTCGGCCCACTCGGCCAGCACGGTATTGGTCAGGGAGGCCTGCCGGCCGGTCTCGATGATGTTTTGAACGGTGATCAGGCTCATGCGATCTCTCCTGTCAGCGTGTTCACGGTGGTGAAGGCGTCGGCGGTGAAGATGTCATAAACGCTAAGGTCCACGTTCTCCGCCGCCGGGGCCGTGCCGTCGGCGAGGCGCCGGG is a genomic window containing:
- a CDS encoding enoyl-CoA hydratase-related protein gives rise to the protein MHSNSKANDVTQLVTTTVDGRIAHVTLDRPKKLNAMNDQLLEEFSATIATLGADDAVSVIVVAGAGNNFSVGFDVDPGNGYSEAAAGLSPYADWASLRRNIQRWLAVWDTPKPVISAIEGYCMGGATMLAVCTDITVVSEDATLGWPAIPLGGGLLSPTTAWLIGPKKAKELSFIAGSSLTGSEAAAMGWANHAVPAGTALEKADSLAAQIAKMPLDLLRLKKLALNRFLDQQGFRESVLMGAEWDAIAHTSPATHVMTDKVKELGLKGAIGWFNQDPA
- a CDS encoding class I adenylate-forming enzyme family protein, whose product is MNRAIPLFDWAFSQGDKPAIITDDNSYTFAELRDAILSAAAALAGQICTGTRVGLYIDSTPNFVIYQYATFYLGGVVVPLNRAMHENEVIDSITHLGIVLLVSDTPIDLSAASASSYVVDGEFHNLHLSANAPEMVTLDIDDPALLLQTSGSTGRPKGVQLTIRNLVANYDPTYRWIGVGNHDVILLTLPIFNTYALNQGVNMMAMTGATVRLLRRFSPENMRRAFADSQPTFLPLVPTMLTRLYKERVVYDRPITVGIGAAASPAQIALDAWEVFPQAFVFFGYGLTEGTAIASQNRVGTKHSNNGDFLSAGRVVPGVSVKLAPSDEPDGRGEILIGGDSVFSAYVGTTEERPVVDGWLHTGDIGAFDGERLRIVDRKRELIIRGGQNIYPGEIERLLSSHEAVLEVAVVGAPEPDLGEVPVAFVVLRNGHAPHPAELIEWMRPQAAAFKIPAALHIVDVMPKTPTGKIRKLDLRAIIAAGKDK
- a CDS encoding MaoC family dehydratase, giving the protein MRQLTGVSEIKAALGEELGLGSWHDIHQLEIDAFAAVTHDHQWIHVDEKEAAAGPYGSTIAHGYLTLSLIPLLVSDAYVFSGFTMKVNYGLERVRFPAPIRVGCRIRARAALTSVEVTPGGLRAIVRNTVEVEGFSTPGCVADTVSLLIS
- the fabG gene encoding 3-oxoacyl-ACP reductase FabG, which translates into the protein MPLLDGRTAVITGAAQGLGYAIAQAFLAEGANVVLGDIDGAAAATAAARLSADSRTLGVECDVVSEVHVDRLLAAAKSAFGSVDIMVNNAGITRDLTMRKMRLDDFSLVIDVHLKGTWLGTRAAASVMREQGTGGSIINMSSISGKVGNPGQTNYSAAKAGIIGLTKAAAKEIGFAGVRVNALQPGIIETLMTQKLSEEVRSARLADVPLGRFGTPEEVAQVAVFLASDMSSYLTGISIEIAGGRNI
- a CDS encoding acyl-CoA thioesterase translates to MVRVDRADGESRFVGNLVSGPFGRIFGGQLIGQAVTAATATTASYSGRQAHSIHAYFLRKGDAAIPVTYAVDSVRDGRSFSVRSVRAFQHDRLLLTATMSFHDARDGLTHQADRAGDYPDPDSLPPDNRLLDVPTNSQNPGHRSAVELRRIPAKLYPPAAGSPPGQAVWIRSRTPAGAHCRALESAVLALSTDFTVLESIVYGHGLTFATPGLSIASLDHAVWWHAPGNMDDWLLYIQSSPWAGGERGLVTGKIYDRGGRLLASVAQEGLIRLSTMQATK
- a CDS encoding crotonase/enoyl-CoA hydratase family protein, translated to MNAVITERRGSVLIVTLNRPQVLNAVNPEVARELGEALQRLDETPELRVGIITGAGRAFCAGLDMKAVVAGESISATRHPEWGFAGLTSRTVTKPLIAAVNGDAVGGGLEIALACDVILASNMARFGLPEVSRGLLAAGGGVYRLAQQLPEKVAMELLLTGRLADASEMHGRGLVHAVVAPGDVLPAALAMAERIASNAPLAVQATKRLARSARVLEPTHANAVALADEEAATIFETVDAREGIAAFVEGRPPVFWGS
- a CDS encoding TetR/AcrR family transcriptional regulator; the encoded protein is MTKFDHNGERYARDAEVMAIVIEVMSERGYAGTSMQEIAARLGILKGSLYHYFSSKEELLMRILNESHEQVLAIDQRISEQGLSPLEELLEYLRESSLWYLANVERANIFFTDRRHLTGERLERANQLGRAFEIHIQNLIKKGQDQGQIRDDQDVRLISRFVMGTVNNVRFWPNRSSPVPDAVKISETLVALTRSAISA
- the istB gene encoding IS21-like element helper ATPase IstB, with the protein product MSLITVQNIIETGRQASLTNTVLAEWAEKGTPKQREYLHGMLTAEHESRQASRRQRLLTAARLPALKSLTGFDYSSVKFPEDYGRDELTSLDFIDRAEDLVFYGDVGTGKTHLASALVAAACREGIPARFFTTSSLVMQLRRAKDEGRLDRELASIAKNRLVVIDEFGYLPIDTEGARLLFQVIADGYEKRSLAITTNLEFSRWGTVFGDDNMAAAVIDRIVHHGRLLQFRGESYRVKHALMK